A genomic region of Candidatus Neomarinimicrobiota bacterium contains the following coding sequences:
- a CDS encoding glutamate racemase — protein sequence MSPGPIAVFDSGLGGLTVVKALQQKLPNESIIYFGDTARVPYGNKSQTLIKEYSEEITKFLIGKKAKMVIVACNTASALALSHLKQTFDIPILGVIEPGAEAARAVTKSKNIGIIGTLATIRSEAYEKAIQKLDASIGTTAKACPLFVPLVEEGWLKGGVPTKIAETYLDELVAEGIDTLILGCTHYPLLIPVLEKVVGDNIQIVDSAETTARYAVQWLNDLGLLDNDSSVGLLENYVTDLPVRFKRVAHQFLGREIDHVSSVHIG from the coding sequence ATGTCCCCTGGGCCCATCGCCGTTTTTGATTCTGGTTTAGGTGGTTTGACGGTTGTTAAAGCATTGCAGCAAAAACTTCCAAATGAATCAATTATTTATTTCGGTGATACGGCTCGTGTACCTTACGGGAATAAAAGCCAAACCCTTATTAAGGAATACAGTGAAGAAATAACAAAATTCCTAATTGGGAAAAAGGCTAAAATGGTTATTGTCGCTTGCAATACTGCTTCGGCCTTGGCGCTTTCCCATTTAAAACAAACATTTGATATTCCCATTTTAGGCGTGATTGAACCAGGGGCTGAGGCAGCCCGAGCGGTTACAAAATCTAAAAATATTGGAATTATTGGCACTTTGGCAACTATACGATCTGAAGCTTATGAAAAAGCTATCCAAAAGTTGGATGCATCTATAGGCACTACCGCCAAAGCATGCCCTCTTTTTGTCCCTCTTGTGGAAGAAGGATGGCTGAAAGGAGGTGTGCCGACAAAAATCGCCGAAACTTATTTAGATGAATTGGTGGCTGAAGGTATTGACACATTGATCTTGGGTTGTACCCACTACCCATTGTTAATTCCCGTATTAGAAAAAGTTGTAGGGGATAATATCCAAATTGTGGATTCAGCTGAAACAACGGCAAGATATGCTGTCCAATGGCTTAATGATTTGGGTTTATTAGATAATGATTCGTCAGTAGGATTATTAGAAAATTATGTTACGGATCTCCCGGTTAGGTTTAAGCGTGTTGCCCACCAATTTTTGGGAAGAGAAATAGACCATGTTTCATCCGTACATATTGGCTGA
- a CDS encoding bifunctional folylpolyglutamate synthase/dihydrofolate synthase has product MFHPYILAEFDSLLNYLYNLQRLGIKVGLDHTFELLKRCGNPQNDFKSIHVAGTNGKGSTCAVISSILEAAGLKVGLYTSPHLIRFNERIRVNGEPIDDTEIVRFIESYRKDIDEIESTFFETTTAMAFQHFANKTVDVAVIETGLGGRLDSTNVLQPSMTVITPISLDHREILGNDIISIAKEKGGIIKNDIPLIMAPQPRHVRGELLNMARKSNSPVMEVGFPSYFQLSECETEFEYGENPYKIPLIGHHQSLNASIGIEATQGFIPEIGKEIIDTGLMQTKWPGRLQRMSKNYPIYYDVAHNAHGLISIFETIGSVFTQKPIGLFVMKGDKEIDLVIPALANQFEKLFISGAPELGLMSAQKLSEKLLNYGLADFDVIDSFCDALDRIVELSHKTGRPTLILGSHYIAKEVFNKFGFLF; this is encoded by the coding sequence ATGTTTCATCCGTACATATTGGCTGAATTTGATTCACTTTTAAATTATTTATATAACCTCCAGCGCCTCGGGATTAAAGTCGGACTGGATCACACATTTGAATTGTTAAAGCGTTGCGGGAATCCCCAAAATGATTTTAAATCTATCCATGTTGCTGGAACGAATGGTAAGGGCTCAACCTGCGCAGTTATTTCATCTATTTTGGAAGCGGCCGGGTTAAAAGTGGGCCTTTATACATCGCCCCACTTAATTCGATTTAATGAACGTATTCGCGTGAATGGCGAACCCATTGATGATACAGAGATAGTTCGCTTTATTGAATCTTACCGAAAAGATATTGATGAAATCGAATCCACATTTTTTGAAACAACCACTGCTATGGCATTTCAGCATTTTGCGAATAAAACGGTGGATGTTGCTGTAATTGAGACTGGTTTAGGCGGCCGCCTCGATTCCACCAATGTTTTACAGCCTAGCATGACGGTGATTACACCAATTTCACTGGATCATCGGGAAATTCTTGGAAATGATATTATATCGATTGCCAAAGAAAAAGGTGGTATTATCAAAAATGATATTCCTTTGATTATGGCGCCCCAGCCAAGGCATGTTAGAGGTGAACTATTAAATATGGCAAGAAAATCCAATAGCCCAGTTATGGAGGTAGGGTTCCCCTCCTACTTTCAACTTTCGGAATGTGAAACAGAATTTGAATACGGAGAGAATCCATACAAAATTCCACTGATTGGCCACCACCAATCACTTAATGCATCAATAGGGATTGAAGCAACTCAAGGATTTATACCAGAAATAGGGAAAGAAATAATTGATACTGGTTTAATGCAAACCAAATGGCCCGGGCGCCTACAACGAATGAGTAAGAATTATCCCATTTATTATGATGTAGCTCATAATGCTCACGGGCTGATCTCCATTTTTGAAACTATTGGGAGTGTATTTACCCAAAAACCCATTGGTTTATTTGTAATGAAAGGGGATAAAGAAATCGATTTGGTCATACCGGCCTTGGCAAATCAATTTGAAAAATTGTTTATAAGCGGCGCACCGGAATTGGGCCTTATGTCCGCACAAAAACTGTCAGAAAAACTATTAAACTATGGGTTAGCTGATTTTGATGTAATTGATTCATTTTGTGATGCTTTGGACAGGATTGTCGAGTTATCCCATAAAACAGGCCGACCAACATTAATTCTTGGTAGCCATTACATTGCGAAAGAAGTATTCAATAAATTTGGGTTTTTATTTTGA